The genomic DNA TTGGCTCGCCATCGTAATTAGGTGCTTTTGTGAGGTCGTCCGATGTTCCATTTGCATAAAGGCCGGCATCTGCCGCCATCGATTTCAGCTTTTCTGCCACTCCATTGTTTGCCGTCGCGATTTTTTTAGCACCCTTAGTGCCGTCATACGCCACAAAGATAGGACCACTATCACTCTTGAGAGCGAACGATGTATTAGTACCGGATACTTTTACGTCAAGATATTTGTCAATACTCTCAATCGCCGTCGGCCAAGCGCCGGTATCGGCATAGCACATAAGAGCGCCTGATTTGACATTGCGCATATCGGATACGATCTTTGTCGCCTCTGCCTTGTCCGTTGCCGCGCCGGAAGAGAGCATCATCATCCCGGCCAGGATACCGATGATGATGACTACTATCAGAAGCTCAACGAGAGTGAAACCCTTTGCCTTACGATATTTCCTGATTATTTTTTCCATTTACATTTTCCTCCCTGAATTTAACATCGGAATCTCCACTAAGATCCTGCGCGTGCCCCACCCTGCACAAATCCGGACGCCTCCGAATTCCCCCTTAAATTATCGGTCAATAGATCTCTCTTTCTTCTTTCTCACCCCCAAGAATCTTTCCGGATAAAATACAGATGAGAACATACCATGCCACTATAAAAACTATCAGATACTGTTCCATTCTAGCACATCTCATTATAAAATGTCCAGAGATTAATAGTTATTTTGGGTTAAACAAAAAAATGATCCATATAATAGCTTTTATTTTTTTTTGTTTTACAATAAGGGGAAATCACATGAACGCCTGTATTGCAGAAATGATCGGAAGGAATATCGCAAGCACCATAAAACCTACGATGATCCCAACGAAAACAACCATTACAGGTTCCAGTATCGAGCTTAGGCGCTTTATTTTTTCAGATAGCTCCGACTCATACCAATCTGCTATCTTATCGA from Synergistaceae bacterium includes the following:
- a CDS encoding prepilin-type N-terminal cleavage/methylation domain-containing protein; the encoded protein is MEKIIRKYRKAKGFTLVELLIVVIIIGILAGMMMLSSGAATDKAEATKIVSDMRNVKSGALMCYADTGAWPTAIESIDKYLDVKVSGTNTSFALKSDSGPIFVAYDGTKGAKKIATANNGVAEKLKSMAADAGLYANGTSDDLTKAPNYDGEP